Proteins co-encoded in one Pseudarthrobacter chlorophenolicus A6 genomic window:
- a CDS encoding ChaB family protein, which produces MPKTGKNHHARKDELPSTLQRSDQKAQDTFAKTYDSAIESYDDEGRAARTAFASVKHSYEKVGDHWEAKDKKGPSDRRAEEQGAGSSTPTAGGVDANASKQHLYELARKLDVKGRSRMDKNQLVQAVQKANEAATRKARS; this is translated from the coding sequence ATGCCCAAGACCGGCAAGAACCACCATGCCCGCAAGGACGAACTTCCCTCGACCCTGCAGCGTTCCGACCAAAAGGCCCAGGACACTTTCGCCAAGACGTACGACTCCGCCATCGAGTCCTACGATGACGAAGGCCGGGCAGCGCGTACTGCCTTCGCATCCGTGAAACACAGCTACGAGAAGGTGGGCGACCACTGGGAAGCCAAGGACAAAAAGGGGCCGTCGGACAGACGCGCGGAAGAGCAGGGCGCAGGATCCTCCACACCCACAGCGGGCGGCGTGGACGCCAACGCCTCGAAGCAACACCTCTACGAACTGGCCCGGAAATTGGACGTCAAAGGCCGCTCCAGGATGGACAAGAACCAGCTTGTCCAGGCGGTGCAGAAAGCCAACGAGGCCGCCACCCGCAAGGCCAGGTCCTAG
- a CDS encoding elongation factor G-like protein EF-G2 yields MSVKSAKDAARAAGGRNAAEPRRTDSAARIAALEPASIRNIALIGHSGAGKTLLIEALLAANGMITRKGSIAEGTTVGDSDPAAVHQQRSVTLSLVPLMLDDTKVNLLDTPGYPDFIGEMRAGLRAADAALFVVSAVDGIDATTTALWAECAHRRLPRAVVITRLDHPRADYDGALAECRKAFGDGVLPLYVPVGSGGERTGLLGLLSGTVTDYSAGESPATRDAPADDAAEAADARGELIEGIIAESEDETLMDRYLSGEDIDTGVLIQDLETAVARGSFHPVIPTSAVTGLGTSELLDMLVRAFPPPTEADVPEATDLEGLHGRSLGCDPSGPLAAEVVRTSNDPFLGRICLVRVFSGTLREDSPVHVGGHGLADRGHQDHDTDERVTHLYSPLGATLRPVPYCVAGDLCALAKLGSAETGDTISSRDDPLMLATWEMPEPLLPVAVEADSRSDEDALARSLGKIAAGDPTMRVERNQETHQLVLWCMGEAHADVVMDRLREQGVKLHAVDVVTPLRETFAGPATGHGRHVKQSGGHGQYAVCDIEVEPLDRGGGFEFVDKTVGGVIPGTFIPSVEKGVRSQMEKGVSAGFPVVDVRVRLVGGKAHSVDSSDAAFQAAGALALREAAAAGRIQLLEPVSAVSITVADEHVGPVMSDLSGRRGRLTGTTSSGGGLTDISAEVPDQELLRYAVELRALTAGTGRFSRSYLRHDPVPSGFSPT; encoded by the coding sequence ATGTCGGTGAAGAGCGCCAAAGACGCGGCCAGGGCTGCAGGTGGCCGGAACGCTGCCGAACCACGCCGAACCGATTCTGCCGCCCGCATCGCGGCACTGGAGCCGGCCAGCATCCGGAACATCGCCCTGATCGGGCACTCCGGGGCCGGCAAGACCCTGCTGATTGAAGCGCTCCTTGCTGCCAACGGAATGATCACCCGCAAAGGCTCCATAGCCGAGGGGACCACAGTAGGCGATTCCGATCCCGCTGCGGTCCACCAGCAAAGGTCCGTCACCCTCTCCCTGGTGCCCCTCATGCTGGACGACACCAAGGTCAACCTGCTGGACACTCCCGGCTACCCCGACTTCATCGGGGAAATGCGGGCAGGCCTCCGCGCAGCGGACGCCGCCCTTTTTGTTGTTTCCGCCGTCGACGGGATTGATGCCACCACCACCGCACTGTGGGCGGAGTGCGCGCACCGCCGGCTCCCGCGCGCCGTAGTGATCACGCGGCTGGACCATCCCAGGGCGGATTACGACGGCGCCCTCGCAGAGTGCCGTAAGGCGTTCGGCGATGGCGTCCTCCCGCTCTACGTCCCGGTCGGCTCCGGCGGCGAACGCACCGGCCTGCTGGGACTGCTGTCCGGAACGGTCACGGACTACTCCGCCGGGGAAAGCCCAGCCACCCGGGACGCCCCAGCCGATGACGCGGCGGAAGCGGCAGATGCCCGCGGAGAGCTCATCGAAGGGATTATCGCCGAAAGCGAAGACGAAACGCTGATGGACCGCTACCTCTCCGGCGAGGACATCGATACCGGCGTGCTCATCCAAGACCTTGAGACCGCCGTCGCCCGTGGTTCGTTCCACCCGGTCATTCCCACCTCCGCGGTCACCGGGCTGGGGACGTCCGAACTGCTGGACATGCTGGTGCGCGCGTTCCCGCCGCCCACTGAGGCGGACGTTCCCGAGGCGACAGACCTGGAGGGCCTGCACGGCAGGTCCCTGGGCTGCGACCCGTCGGGGCCGCTGGCCGCGGAAGTGGTGCGAACCTCCAACGATCCCTTCCTGGGCCGGATCTGCCTGGTCCGGGTGTTCTCGGGAACCTTGCGTGAGGACTCGCCGGTGCACGTTGGCGGGCACGGCCTGGCGGACCGCGGGCACCAGGACCACGACACCGACGAACGCGTCACGCACCTGTACTCACCGCTGGGAGCCACCCTGCGGCCGGTGCCTTACTGCGTGGCGGGGGACCTGTGTGCCCTGGCCAAGCTGGGAAGCGCCGAAACCGGTGACACCATCTCATCCCGGGACGATCCACTGATGCTCGCCACCTGGGAGATGCCCGAACCGCTGCTGCCGGTGGCCGTGGAGGCCGATTCCCGCAGCGATGAGGATGCCCTGGCCCGGAGCCTGGGAAAGATCGCAGCCGGCGACCCCACCATGCGGGTGGAGCGCAACCAGGAAACGCACCAGCTGGTCCTGTGGTGCATGGGCGAGGCGCACGCCGACGTCGTCATGGACAGGCTCCGTGAGCAGGGCGTAAAGCTCCACGCAGTGGACGTGGTGACACCGCTGCGGGAAACCTTCGCGGGCCCGGCCACCGGGCACGGACGCCACGTCAAGCAATCCGGGGGACACGGGCAGTACGCCGTGTGCGACATCGAAGTGGAGCCCCTGGACCGGGGCGGCGGCTTCGAATTCGTGGACAAGACGGTGGGCGGGGTCATCCCGGGGACGTTCATCCCATCCGTGGAAAAGGGGGTCCGCTCCCAGATGGAGAAAGGTGTATCCGCCGGGTTCCCCGTGGTGGACGTGCGGGTGCGGCTGGTGGGCGGCAAGGCCCACAGCGTGGATTCATCCGACGCCGCCTTCCAGGCCGCCGGAGCCCTGGCCCTGCGCGAAGCGGCTGCGGCAGGCCGGATACAGCTCCTTGAGCCGGTCTCGGCGGTCAGCATCACCGTGGCGGACGAGCACGTGGGCCCCGTCATGAGCGACCTCTCCGGACGCCGCGGCCGGCTGACCGGCACGACGTCCTCGGGCGGGGGACTCACTGACATCAGCGCCGAGGTGCCGGACCAGGAACTGCTGCGCTACGCCGTCGAACTCCGTGCCCTCACAGCCGGTACGGGCCGTTTCAGCCGCAGCTACCTGCGCCACGACCCCGTGCCTTCCGGCTTCAGCCCTACCTGA
- a CDS encoding MFS transporter — protein sequence MNPAARKIQGVYLVLTLGNTLAASFIWGINTLFLLDAGLSNLEAFAANAFFTAGMVLFEVPTGVVADSWGRRASFLLGTVTLAGSTFLYYLLWQYSAPFWWWAAVSVLLGLGFTFFSGAVEAWLVDALQFSGYDGTLETVLGRGQMVSGIAMLAGSVAGGVIAQATNLGVPFLLRVGVLLAMFVVAFLLMHDVGFTPERSARPLAATRAVLKASVDGGLRHPPVRYIMLAAPFTQGVGIYVFYALQPYLLQLFGDPRAYAVAGLAAAIVAGADVVGGWMAPRVRKLVHRRTTVLIASNVASALILVALLFTTTFWLALVLLMLWGMVGSAGVPVRQAYLNDMIPSKQRATVLSFDSLMGSSGGVVVQPLLGRAADLYGYPASLAVSGAVQLLAAPFILMSRRRRSPADTATDLTAAP from the coding sequence ATGAATCCGGCTGCCCGCAAGATCCAGGGCGTCTACCTGGTGCTGACGCTCGGCAACACCCTTGCGGCGTCCTTCATCTGGGGGATCAACACGCTGTTCCTGCTCGACGCCGGCCTGAGCAACCTGGAAGCTTTCGCCGCCAATGCCTTCTTCACCGCAGGCATGGTGCTGTTCGAGGTCCCCACGGGGGTGGTGGCGGACAGTTGGGGCCGCCGCGCGTCGTTCCTCCTGGGAACCGTGACCCTCGCCGGTTCCACCTTCCTTTATTACCTGCTGTGGCAGTACTCAGCGCCGTTCTGGTGGTGGGCGGCGGTCTCCGTGCTGCTCGGCCTGGGCTTCACGTTCTTCTCCGGCGCGGTGGAAGCCTGGCTGGTGGACGCCCTGCAGTTCTCCGGGTACGACGGCACCCTGGAGACAGTGCTGGGCCGGGGCCAGATGGTGTCCGGCATTGCGATGCTGGCAGGATCCGTTGCCGGCGGCGTCATCGCGCAGGCAACCAACCTGGGCGTTCCCTTCCTGCTGCGGGTAGGCGTGCTGCTGGCCATGTTCGTCGTCGCCTTCCTGCTCATGCACGACGTCGGATTCACCCCTGAGCGGTCGGCCCGCCCGCTCGCCGCCACCCGCGCCGTCCTCAAGGCTTCCGTGGACGGCGGGCTCCGGCACCCGCCCGTCCGGTACATTATGCTGGCCGCACCGTTCACGCAGGGCGTGGGCATCTACGTCTTCTACGCCCTGCAGCCCTACCTGCTGCAGCTCTTCGGGGATCCCCGGGCCTATGCCGTTGCCGGCCTTGCCGCCGCCATCGTGGCCGGCGCCGACGTGGTGGGCGGATGGATGGCGCCGCGGGTCAGGAAGCTGGTCCACCGGCGGACCACAGTGCTGATTGCCAGCAACGTGGCCAGCGCACTGATCCTCGTGGCCCTGCTGTTCACCACCACGTTCTGGCTGGCCCTGGTGCTGCTCATGCTGTGGGGGATGGTGGGGTCAGCCGGTGTCCCGGTCCGCCAGGCGTACCTGAATGACATGATCCCCTCCAAGCAGCGGGCAACGGTGCTCAGCTTCGATTCGCTCATGGGTTCCAGCGGTGGCGTGGTGGTACAGCCCCTGCTGGGGCGGGCCGCGGACCTGTACGGCTACCCCGCCTCCCTCGCCGTGAGCGGGGCCGTGCAGTTGCTGGCCGCACCCTTCATCCTGATGAGCCGGCGCCGGCGCTCGCCGGCGGACACCGCCACGGACCTGACGGCGGCGCCCTAG
- a CDS encoding DUF4193 domain-containing protein, translating into MATDYDAPRKQEEESPADSLEALQASRGGNAQTAVIDVEENDTAEGIDLPGADLSNEELTVVVVPEQSDEFTCSSCFLVRHRSQVALEKNGLKYCRDCEG; encoded by the coding sequence ATGGCTACCGATTACGATGCTCCGCGCAAGCAGGAAGAAGAGTCTCCGGCTGACTCGCTTGAGGCCCTCCAGGCGTCCCGCGGCGGCAACGCGCAGACCGCCGTCATCGATGTCGAAGAGAATGACACCGCTGAAGGCATTGACCTTCCCGGCGCGGACCTCTCCAACGAGGAGCTGACCGTTGTTGTGGTTCCGGAGCAGTCCGACGAATTCACGTGTTCCTCGTGCTTTTTGGTCCGCCACAGGTCCCAGGTTGCCCTGGAAAAGAATGGCCTCAAGTACTGCCGCGACTGCGAAGGCTGA
- a CDS encoding AMIN-like domain-containing (lipo)protein, protein MKKLSIWFTAILVAVGLGLLVPGPASATTSYCGLTWGSLLKTDDSMSGAPVTNVRTGQHYCFDRLVVDLGSGPVPGYYVRYVGQVTQDGSGKPVDVRGGARLQVVVRAPAYNDSGNATYTPSDQAELSNVSGYQTFRQVVWAGSFEGQSTLGVGVRARLPFRVFTLDGPGSGSRLVVDVAHFW, encoded by the coding sequence ATGAAAAAACTCTCCATCTGGTTCACGGCCATCCTTGTGGCCGTCGGACTGGGGCTGTTGGTTCCGGGGCCCGCCTCGGCAACCACCTCGTATTGCGGGCTCACATGGGGCTCGCTGCTGAAGACGGACGACTCCATGAGCGGCGCGCCCGTCACCAATGTCCGCACCGGACAGCACTACTGCTTCGACCGGCTGGTGGTTGACCTGGGCAGCGGTCCGGTTCCCGGCTATTACGTCCGCTACGTTGGGCAGGTCACCCAGGACGGTTCCGGCAAGCCGGTGGACGTCCGGGGCGGCGCCCGTCTGCAGGTGGTGGTCCGGGCGCCGGCCTACAACGACAGTGGCAACGCCACGTACACCCCCTCCGATCAGGCCGAGCTCTCCAACGTCTCCGGCTACCAAACCTTCCGCCAGGTGGTTTGGGCAGGAAGCTTTGAGGGCCAGAGCACTCTCGGCGTTGGCGTCCGCGCCCGTCTTCCGTTCCGTGTCTTTACGCTGGACGGACCGGGCTCAGGCTCCCGGCTGGTGGTGGATGTGGCGCACTTCTGGTGA
- a CDS encoding APC family permease, whose amino-acid sequence MTEALRTSSTAARGKQLPGSGDRTAKGLKGGQLGLLAVVVLGISTIAPAYTLTSALGPTVNEAGLQLPVIFLIGFIPMILVSLAYRELNADSPDSGTTFTWVSKAFGPWVGWMGGWGLLAANIIVLSNLAGVAVDFFYLFLSQLTGSAELADLADNKALNVLTCLVFVALAVWVSYRGLHTTKVVQYGLVGFQLLVLGLFVAMAFANWSTSETAIPFSWGWFDVTRIETFGQVAAGISLSIFVYWGWDVCLTVNEETANGKKTAGVAGTLTAVIVLAIYLLVSIATMMFAGVGDTGNGLNNAENHENIFTALASPIMGPFAILMSLAVLSSSAASLQSTFMSPSRSLLAMAHYGALPEPFSRVSRKFATPGLATIAAGVMSAGFYAVMHVVSENVLNDTILALGLMICFYYGLTALACAWYFRHSLFTSVRHFVLRLLCPVLGGVGLFIVFFQTAVDSLAPEFGSGSEIFGVGLVFILGVGILALGAVFMLIMARVRPGFFRGETLRKDTPALVVPE is encoded by the coding sequence ATGACAGAAGCACTCCGCACCAGCTCCACCGCCGCGCGGGGCAAGCAATTGCCCGGCAGCGGCGACCGTACCGCCAAGGGACTGAAGGGCGGGCAGCTGGGGCTGCTCGCCGTCGTCGTCCTTGGAATTTCCACGATCGCCCCCGCCTACACCCTGACCAGCGCACTGGGCCCCACCGTCAACGAAGCCGGCCTCCAGCTGCCCGTCATCTTCCTGATCGGCTTCATCCCGATGATCCTGGTCTCGCTGGCCTACCGGGAACTCAATGCTGATTCACCGGACAGCGGCACCACCTTCACCTGGGTCAGCAAGGCCTTCGGTCCCTGGGTCGGCTGGATGGGCGGCTGGGGCCTCCTGGCCGCCAACATCATCGTTTTGTCCAACCTCGCCGGTGTGGCCGTCGACTTCTTCTACCTGTTCCTGTCCCAGCTCACCGGCTCGGCGGAACTGGCGGACCTGGCGGACAACAAGGCCCTGAACGTCCTGACCTGCCTGGTGTTCGTTGCCCTCGCCGTCTGGGTCAGCTACCGCGGCCTGCACACCACCAAAGTGGTGCAGTACGGCCTGGTGGGATTCCAGCTGCTGGTACTGGGCCTGTTCGTCGCCATGGCCTTCGCCAATTGGTCCACCTCGGAAACTGCCATCCCGTTCAGCTGGGGATGGTTCGACGTCACCAGGATTGAGACCTTCGGCCAGGTGGCCGCCGGGATCTCACTCTCCATCTTCGTGTACTGGGGCTGGGACGTCTGCCTCACGGTGAACGAGGAAACAGCCAACGGCAAGAAAACGGCAGGCGTGGCCGGCACCCTGACGGCCGTCATTGTCCTGGCCATCTACCTGCTGGTAAGCATCGCCACCATGATGTTCGCCGGTGTAGGCGATACCGGCAACGGGCTGAACAACGCAGAAAACCACGAGAACATCTTCACGGCGCTGGCGTCCCCCATCATGGGCCCGTTCGCCATCCTGATGTCCCTCGCAGTGCTCTCCAGCTCGGCCGCGTCCCTGCAATCCACGTTCATGTCCCCGTCCCGCAGCCTCCTGGCGATGGCCCACTACGGGGCCCTGCCTGAACCCTTCAGCCGCGTCAGCCGGAAGTTCGCGACGCCGGGCTTGGCCACCATCGCTGCCGGCGTCATGTCCGCGGGGTTCTACGCCGTGATGCATGTGGTCAGCGAGAACGTCCTCAATGACACCATCCTGGCCCTGGGCCTGATGATCTGCTTCTACTACGGACTCACGGCACTCGCCTGCGCCTGGTACTTCCGGCACAGCCTCTTCACCAGCGTCCGCCACTTTGTCCTTCGGCTGCTGTGCCCGGTGCTGGGCGGCGTGGGCCTGTTCATCGTGTTCTTCCAGACCGCCGTGGACAGCCTGGCACCCGAGTTCGGAAGCGGCTCTGAAATCTTCGGCGTGGGACTGGTATTCATCCTCGGTGTCGGCATCCTGGCGCTCGGCGCGGTGTTCATGCTGATCATGGCCCGGGTTCGCCCCGGATTCTTCCGCGGCGAAACGCTGCGGAAAGACACCCCGGCCCTGGTGGTCCCGGAGTAG
- a CDS encoding Dps family protein — translation MKASPTLTNNLQAVLADLIELHIQGKQAHWNIVGTNFRDLHLQLDEIVDAARQFADDTAERMRALHALPDGRSSTVSKSTALAEFPEGLISTKDAIERIVAAMEAAVGTMRKVHDEVDEEDPTSADLLHEFIAKLEQFAWMVNAETLKPTASVTAPDEK, via the coding sequence ATGAAAGCTTCACCGACACTGACCAACAACCTGCAGGCCGTACTCGCCGACCTGATCGAGCTGCACATCCAGGGCAAGCAGGCGCACTGGAACATTGTGGGCACCAACTTCCGGGACCTCCACCTGCAGTTGGATGAAATCGTTGACGCCGCACGCCAGTTCGCCGATGACACCGCCGAACGCATGCGGGCCCTGCACGCACTGCCGGACGGCCGCAGCTCCACCGTGTCGAAGTCGACCGCCCTGGCGGAGTTCCCTGAGGGCCTGATCAGCACCAAGGACGCCATCGAGCGGATTGTTGCAGCGATGGAAGCGGCCGTGGGCACCATGCGCAAGGTCCATGACGAGGTGGATGAGGAAGATCCCACCAGCGCAGACCTGCTGCACGAGTTCATCGCCAAGCTGGAGCAGTTCGCCTGGATGGTGAACGCCGAGACGCTCAAGCCGACCGCCAGCGTCACCGCCCCTGACGAAAAGTAG
- a CDS encoding MFS transporter, which yields MTTSTHHAQPQLQGPAAPRAPWRDWLALALLMFPVLLVAVDNTALTFALPAIAQSLDPSGVQLLWIVDAYPLVLAGLLVCMGSLGDRIGRRRLLLTGSLGFAALSAATAFAPTAEWLIAGRAALGFFGAMLMPSTLSLIRNIFVEPNRRRLAVAIWAAGFSGGAALGPIFGGWLVEHYWWGAVFLVAVPLMLPLLALGPALIPESKNPEPGKVDIPSIALSLLVMVPLVYGIKEVATEGLSGTGLGAMAIGLAMAVVFVRRQLRLPHPLLDMSLFRNRVFSMAITANILALFSFNGFILFLAQHLQLLEGMTPSAAGVAMIPALIATVVAGLVVVPLVRKVRPGFVVGTGLAFSAAGYSLVTFGNHDGGPTLLLAALLILALGVGTAETISNDLILGAAPAHKSGAAAAISETGYEVGALLGTAVLGSILTASYQHNLHLPAAVDSTASEAARHSAGETLAGAMDLASALPAPLADAVRQAAATAFDSGVHVTAAIGLVLMATAAVCAAVVLRKVPKAA from the coding sequence ATGACCACGTCGACGCACCACGCCCAGCCCCAGCTCCAGGGACCCGCCGCGCCACGGGCACCGTGGCGCGACTGGCTGGCCCTGGCGCTGCTGATGTTTCCGGTCCTGCTGGTGGCCGTGGACAATACGGCCCTGACTTTCGCCCTGCCTGCGATCGCCCAGTCCCTGGACCCCTCCGGGGTGCAGCTGCTCTGGATCGTGGATGCCTACCCCCTGGTCCTGGCGGGGCTGCTGGTGTGCATGGGCAGCCTCGGCGACAGGATCGGCCGGCGGCGGCTGCTCCTCACCGGCAGCCTGGGCTTTGCCGCACTCTCGGCCGCTACGGCGTTCGCGCCAACGGCGGAATGGCTGATCGCCGGACGAGCCGCCCTGGGCTTCTTCGGCGCCATGCTGATGCCCTCAACCCTCTCGCTCATCCGCAACATTTTTGTGGAGCCCAACCGTCGCCGCCTGGCGGTGGCCATCTGGGCGGCGGGCTTTTCCGGCGGGGCTGCGCTGGGGCCGATCTTCGGCGGCTGGCTGGTGGAGCACTACTGGTGGGGCGCAGTCTTCCTGGTCGCAGTGCCGCTCATGCTGCCGCTGCTCGCCCTGGGCCCTGCACTGATTCCGGAATCGAAAAATCCGGAACCGGGGAAGGTGGACATACCCAGCATCGCGCTGTCCCTGTTGGTGATGGTGCCGCTGGTCTACGGCATCAAGGAAGTTGCCACGGAAGGATTGTCCGGCACCGGCCTTGGCGCCATGGCCATTGGCCTGGCCATGGCAGTGGTATTCGTCCGGCGGCAGCTCCGGCTGCCGCACCCCCTGCTGGACATGTCGCTTTTCCGCAACCGGGTATTCAGCATGGCCATCACCGCCAACATCCTGGCCCTGTTCTCCTTCAACGGCTTCATCCTCTTCCTCGCCCAGCACCTGCAGCTGCTCGAGGGCATGACGCCGTCCGCCGCGGGCGTGGCCATGATCCCGGCCCTGATTGCCACGGTGGTGGCAGGCCTGGTGGTGGTGCCGCTGGTCCGGAAGGTGCGGCCAGGCTTCGTGGTGGGCACGGGCCTGGCGTTCAGCGCCGCGGGGTACAGCCTGGTAACGTTCGGAAACCACGACGGCGGGCCAACACTGCTGCTGGCAGCGTTGCTGATCCTGGCGCTGGGCGTGGGGACGGCCGAAACCATTTCCAACGACCTCATCCTCGGTGCGGCGCCGGCGCACAAGTCAGGTGCCGCGGCGGCCATCTCGGAGACCGGCTACGAGGTAGGGGCGCTGCTGGGAACGGCCGTACTGGGCTCCATCCTCACCGCCTCCTACCAGCACAACCTGCACCTTCCGGCAGCTGTGGACAGCACCGCTTCGGAAGCGGCGCGCCACAGCGCCGGCGAAACACTGGCCGGCGCCATGGACCTCGCGTCCGCGCTGCCGGCCCCGCTGGCCGATGCCGTCCGCCAGGCCGCGGCCACTGCCTTCGATTCCGGCGTGCATGTGACCGCGGCGATTGGGCTGGTCCTGATGGCCACTGCGGCCGTCTGCGCCGCCGTCGTTCTCCGAAAAGTGCCCAAGGCCGCATAG
- a CDS encoding TetR/AcrR family transcriptional regulator, whose protein sequence is MPRKPVAREAVLDAFAALLIEVGERAATLDAVARKAGVSKGGLLYHFPNKEALIQALLDQLDALAGEDADAMAAAPEGAAAYFIRSSVWGDTPLDRAIVAATRLSEVAHAETRRRFAAIQRRWLDEIAADVGPALAKAVLYMGDGLYFNAMLAIGPVPAGGAAADVDELLAALERLRR, encoded by the coding sequence ATGCCCCGAAAGCCAGTTGCCCGTGAAGCCGTTCTTGACGCCTTCGCCGCCCTGCTCATTGAGGTGGGGGAGCGTGCTGCCACCCTGGATGCCGTGGCCCGAAAGGCCGGCGTCTCCAAGGGCGGGCTCCTCTACCACTTTCCAAACAAGGAAGCCCTGATCCAGGCGCTCCTGGACCAACTGGATGCGCTCGCCGGAGAGGACGCCGATGCCATGGCGGCTGCACCCGAAGGCGCGGCCGCCTACTTCATCCGCTCCTCGGTATGGGGAGACACGCCCCTGGACCGTGCCATTGTTGCCGCGACCAGGCTGTCAGAGGTGGCGCATGCAGAGACCCGGCGGCGGTTCGCTGCCATCCAGCGGCGGTGGCTGGACGAGATAGCGGCGGACGTCGGGCCCGCCCTGGCCAAGGCTGTGCTGTACATGGGGGACGGGCTGTACTTCAACGCCATGCTGGCCATTGGCCCTGTCCCCGCAGGCGGCGCGGCCGCGGACGTGGACGAATTGCTGGCAGCACTGGAGCGGCTCCGGCGGTAG